The genome window GAGCTTAATAGTTTCCCTGCAGTAGTAACAGTTTTTCCTTACAAATATCTTTACATTGACCTCAGATTTCATATCTCTTAGCGCTTCCCCCAGAGCTTCCATAGTCTCTTCGTCTAGATCTCCTCCAGGAACCATTGGGTTTTCCGTATCAAGTTCTGTTATCTCATTGGATTCCATTGCCAACACCGCGAACAATCTTTTTTAAAAATAAGAAGATTTTAAGCTTTAAGTATTGTTTTTTTAACACTCAATCGCTTTATAAAAATGAGATGCACAATAGAGTTCTCAGTATATACAAGAAGTTTAATTTAATAAAATAGACTTTAAACTGGGAATTGAAATATGCTGTTGACATGTAACAGCAAAAAAATAGCTCTAGTCCATTCATCAATTAGATCTTGCTTAGCGGAAATTCTGTTAAGTAGAGGGTTATCTGCTAGTAAGGCTGGTAGGCTTCTCAGGATCTCTGGCTCAGCTGTTATGTATTACAGAAAGGGGAGTCGGGGTGGACTTCTAAAGAAAAGCATAATGGAAAATCCGAAATATAGAAAAGCGCTGGAGGAAATAGCAGATCTGCTTATAGAGGATGACGAGAAGGGGGTTCTCTATCCATTAATAGAGGAAAGCATTTGCAGGCTATGTAAAGATGTAAGAAAAAACGTGCTTGTTGAAGATTGAAATATAGGTACCTAGCTTAGATATTGGATTCGAACTCATTCATCTCTGAGATGATCCCCTGTATTCTCCCGAAGAGCTCCTCCAGCCCCTCTTCGCTTGTGCTTGAAACTGGAACAAAGTCGAATCCCACATCAAGAAGAAGATTGGCAAAGCTCTCAATTAGCTCTCTGGTTGATGCTCTTTCCAGTTCCGAAACTCTCTCAATTATTATAGTTGGATCATCTCTTAGTTCATATAGCTCATCTAGGTGCTCTCTATCCAAAGTATCTACCTTTGTAATCGCATTTATCTGTGGAAAGCTGTGTCTGAGACTGACACTATAGGAGAGCAAAAGCATGGAGATTAAGCTATCAATCCTTGTCGCAAAAACAGCATCCACTAGAAAAACCACTACTGTCCTGTTTTTTGGGGCAATTCTCTCTATAAGCAAGTTTCCAGTTGGTCTATATGCAAAGAGCTCCATCTGACCTGGAGTATCCAGCAGGTTATATTCACTCTCTACCCGTTCTATTTCTTTGTGCACTTCCCCTATTTTTGTGAACAAGTAATCCATGCTCACTAGAAGGGCGCCGTTCGGACCCAGTCCTCTGCTTATAGCTATATCTCGCGCATTAACAAAGGTCCTAACATCAACATCAGGGCTATACGGAATGCTCTCAATTGCTGGATCTAGGTTTATCCTTGACACGCCTATTCCATTGAACTCTAGCCAGTCTCCCAAGGATTGAGTTAGTGTTGTTTTTCCTGAACCAGCAGGTCCTATGAAGACTATATACTTACCTCTTCCCTCCACTTCTCCTCACCACCACGTTCAATTTATATCCGCAATATGGACATCTTCCCTCTTCATCCAGAACATTTCTTTTGACAAAGAAGCCCTCCCTCTCTATAACAACATTTCCACATTTAGGACACCGAGTGCTCTCTAGTGGATGTCCCCATACATTACCTATATAAACATGCTTGAGGCCAGCATTTCTTGCTTCAACAGAAAGCTCTTCGAGCTTTTCAATCTCCGTAGGGGGTAGCGAAGTTAGTTTATAGCTGGGATAAAATCTGAGAAGATGGAACGGAACCTCCTCGCTTAGCTCTGAGGCTATCCAGCTCGCAAGCTTTCCCAAATCACCCTTGTTATCCCCAATTCTTGGGACTATCAAGTTTGTTATCTCTATGAAGATGCGCTTTTCCTTCAGTATCTTGAGGAATTCATAGATAGGTGATGGATCGGGAACGCTCATATATTTTCTATAAAAATCAGGATTTCCGCTGGCCTTGAAATCGACCGTGGCTGCATTTAAATATGGATAGAACTCCTCTATGGCTTCTGGGCTCATGTACCCATTTGTTACTATGGTGGTAAAAAGACCCTCTTTTACTGCTAATTTTGCTACATCGTACATATACTCATAGAAAATTGTAGGTTCATTGTATGTGAAGGATATACCGTCGGCCTTGTACCTTTTAGCAATCTCCACAATTTCTTCAGGTTCTCTGAACTCACCATATAGCCCTCTCTCCAATCTCGATTGACTGATTTCCCAATTTTGACAGAACGAACAGAAAAAGTTACAGCCTACTGTTGATATGGATAGTACCCTTGAGGAGGGCATGTAGTGCATCAGAGGCTTTTTCTCTATGGGATCCATTGCTATTGCTGTGAGGAGCCCATAAACATATGTATAGAGAGTGCCTCCCTCGTTCTTTCTAACTCCACATACTCCAAATTTTCCTGGAGCTATTATGCAGTATCTGCTGCACAAATTGCATTTGACATATCCCTTTGAATTGTATCGGATCCAATGCTCTGCTACTCTCTTGTTCTTGCTTATTGCCATTCTTGCTCCTCCCTCCTCAATAGTTCAATTCCTTTCATCAGAAGATTTTTATTGACCCATTTTTTATCAGGCTCTCTGAGGAAAACCTTCTTTTGGCATCTTGGACATTTTGTAGAATCAGAAAATTGACTCACTGAAGAAAAGAAATTTTTGAATGAAATTAAGGGAAATCCACAGCTTAGGCATCTAGTTGAGGCAGAATCGGAGGAACCAAACCAAAAATCGTGGATATAGATGTTTAGATTTTTTGAACTTATGAAGCTGCTAACACCAATTGGTTTTAGAACAAAAATGTGTATTGGAATGCTAGAAATGTTAAGATAGAGTTTCAAAGTGTTTGTTAGCTCTTCTCTGCTGTTAACTCCAATATGCACTTCGATCATTGGTAAATCCTCCAAGGTCCTGCCCTTAAAGTGCGATAAGAAAGAGGCATTCCTTTCAGCTTCTCCTTTTAAATATAGAACAAAGTACTCAACATAGTTTTCAACAAAGCTGAAATCATTCAATGAAGCTGGTGCTGCTATGCCAAGATCTATGGATTTCTCTTCGGCTATCCCCCTCATAAAAGAAAGCTCCTCTTCTGTGGGATGGGAGCATTCTATTAGATGAAGCATGGAAGGTGAGTATTTGTCTATGAATTCTTCCAAGGAGTGCACATTGAATTCTATTTCTTTCAAACTTCCCAAGATGTACCATGGAGGGACCTCCGACTGTAAACAGGATGCTGAGAACAGTACTAAGATTTTCCTAAAAGCTGAATAGTGAAACATATATAATCTTTCATTGAGAGTGAGAAATGCCCCACTAAATAGCATTTTCATCACTGCTCTTCAGCAGTTTTTCTATCTATAATTACTCTATTACCAATTTCAATTTTGATTATTCGATGAATTGGAATTACTGAGCCTTCCTTCAGAATTATCTGGTCAAATTGGGTTATTTCATCTATCTGATCCCCCGTTATAACTCTGGTTCCCCCCTCCACAAGCCTATCCCTAATGAATATCTTGTATTTCTCCTTAAACGTAGAGCCGCGAATTTCCTTGAGAACTCCCAAAATAGTCCTTCTAGTCATAAGAAGATTCCTCTCCCCGCTGTTCAGCGGGGAAATATGCATTATTTGTTTCTCATTACTTCCTAATAAGCTGTTTCTTCTATCTCGTAGCTGTTCTTTTTCTTTGAAAATGGAGGAGTTTCTGAGAAGTTTAGAGCTGCATTCCAGGCTGGAGCTTGTTTAAGCTATGAGCACGTCTTGAAAGCTTTGCTCCCTCTTTATACAGCATATAGTTCTGGGATATGCTAATTTCCATAGCTCCTACGCGCTATCTCTTTAATAAAGAGGGGTGTTTTTTAAAGTGCCAACTAAATTCAGAGTGCTCACCCCAAGAAGTATATATTGCTGTGGCTTCCTCTCCTTTTCTGAAGCAAATTTTTCAAGTGAAGCGTGTTGAGCAGATTTTCAGCTAAGCCTTCACCGAGAATGCTTGAGATGTCTCCCGCTTCAATGCAGCCATTGAGTCTCAGAGAAATGCTGATCTTTTCTGAAACAATCTTGGAAAGCTCTCCTTTGAGAAGCGGAAAGAAGCTCCTGATATATCCATCTATGACTGAAGCACTAACTTCCGCTGGGCGACAAATTGAATATATTCTATCGTTCTCTACATATCTCGATAGAAGCCTGAGTTTTTGAGGTAATGAATCCAGAGATATTATGATTCTAGTTTTTCTCTGAGATGGATTGCTCTGAATCATTTCTCTTAGTTCCTCCAACATTGCTCTCGAAAAGGCTCTGAGTCTGTAGTTCTGTACTTCATTGGTCAGCGCTTCTGCCTCCTCAATGTTTGCTGAAGCTATTACAGCGTCATTTTTCCAACTCGAAAAGGTTGCATGCTCCTTTAGGGCAAAGGAAAGGCTGTATGTCAAGGAAGTCATGTACTTCAGTATGAATAGAGAGACGAAGCGATCGAGCGGAAATATTCTTCCTGTTCCTATCTTCTTGAGCTCCTTTTCTGCAGCATCTAGATAGCTTAATATGCCTCCGAAGGGCTTTTCTCTGCTTCGTCTATGAATTGTTCGCAGAGGGCAAACAATTCCCCTATTAAATGGACACCTGGAGCTTCCCATGTATCTCGGGCATTCTAGCTTCTCTCCCTTAAAGATGCATGTTGGACCGAATTTAGGAACCAATTCGACCGAATATGTGAGCTTCCTATATGCCTTGATTATATGAAATGAATATGCTGCTGTGAAGGGTATCAGTGAGGAGATTTCTTCGTAGGGAAGAAGAAAGCTCCCATTGTTCTTTATTCCATGAATCTTAGATACAATAACAGTATCTTCTTTCACAAGAACTCCTAGATGAACACCTCCTTCCAAAGAAACAAGATCTATTTTCTTCCCAATATCTTCACCTAGCTTTTGAAATACTTCTTTGGAACTAAGGGATTCTTGGAGGAGGAGGTATCCTTTCTTAGCTGCTGCAGGCTCCAAATTACTTCCGAAAATTTCCGAAAGGAGAAAAGAAAATTTTTCAGGACTTGAATAAACTATTTTTCTGTTTTTTCCCCCAACAAGAGTGAAGCCCTTGGAGCATTTTCCCTGATCCAGGCAATCTGCTATCCTGCGCAAATATCTTGAGAGGCTGAGCTCAGGCAATATATTCTCATTGAAGCCCCCGCATATCCTCAGATAGCCTATCTCTCTGCATTCCTCTCCATCTATATCTTCAGCTGACAAGTGACTCAATCCTGCCTGATACTCGAATAAGCATATCGAAAGTATTTTTTGCCAGAAGGATCTAAATTTTTTTCCACTGTTTTTTCAATGGAACTGGGTGTAGCAATTGAAAATACTAAGAGGAGAAAAGAAGCTGAAGAAAGGTCTGGTAAGGGTGAAAATGGAGATTGATGATAATGGAAGAATTGAGAGTATTACCATAACAGGGGATTTCTTCATGATTCCCGAGGATTCTCTATGGAAGCTGGAAGAAGAGCTGATTGGAGCAAAGCTTGAAAGAGAGGAGATTTTGAAAATTATTAAAAAAGTATTCGAGGAAACAAGAGCAACACTTGTTGGCTCTTCACCAGAGGAACTTACTGAAGCTATCTTGGAGGTTGAGGAAATTTGAGCGGTGAGCTTAGAGTAGTTCTCACAGAATACCCGGAAAATTCCTATATGAACATGTCCTATGAGGAGGCCTTCTTTCTGAGCAGATGCAATGATTGGTCCAATGATATTCTAAGGATATGGAGAAATGAGAATGCTGTAGTTATTGGAATCTTTCAGAGGGCAGATGAAGAGGTGGATCTGGATTTTGCCAGAGAAAAAAACATTCAGGTTGTCAGGAGATTC of Fervidicoccaceae archaeon contains these proteins:
- a CDS encoding ATP/GTP-binding protein; translated protein: MEGRGKYIVFIGPAGSGKTTLTQSLGDWLEFNGIGVSRINLDPAIESIPYSPDVDVRTFVNARDIAISRGLGPNGALLVSMDYLFTKIGEVHKEIERVESEYNLLDTPGQMELFAYRPTGNLLIERIAPKNRTVVVFLVDAVFATRIDSLISMLLLSYSVSLRHSFPQINAITKVDTLDREHLDELYELRDDPTIIIERVSELERASTRELIESFANLLLDVGFDFVPVSSTSEEGLEELFGRIQGIISEMNEFESNI
- the amrS gene encoding AmmeMemoRadiSam system radical SAM enzyme, whose protein sequence is MAISKNKRVAEHWIRYNSKGYVKCNLCSRYCIIAPGKFGVCGVRKNEGGTLYTYVYGLLTAIAMDPIEKKPLMHYMPSSRVLSISTVGCNFFCSFCQNWEISQSRLERGLYGEFREPEEIVEIAKRYKADGISFTYNEPTIFYEYMYDVAKLAVKEGLFTTIVTNGYMSPEAIEEFYPYLNAATVDFKASGNPDFYRKYMSVPDPSPIYEFLKILKEKRIFIEITNLIVPRIGDNKGDLGKLASWIASELSEEVPFHLLRFYPSYKLTSLPPTEIEKLEELSVEARNAGLKHVYIGNVWGHPLESTRCPKCGNVVIEREGFFVKRNVLDEEGRCPYCGYKLNVVVRRSGGKR
- a CDS encoding RNA repair domain-containing protein; its protein translation is MTRRTILGVLKEIRGSTFKEKYKIFIRDRLVEGGTRVITGDQIDEITQFDQIILKEGSVIPIHRIIKIEIGNRVIIDRKTAEEQ
- a CDS encoding lipoate protein ligase C-terminal domain-containing protein; protein product: MKILRGEKKLKKGLVRVKMEIDDNGRIESITITGDFFMIPEDSLWKLEEELIGAKLEREEILKIIKKVFEETRATLVGSSPEELTEAILEVEEI